A region from the Clavibacter sp. A6099 genome encodes:
- a CDS encoding sugar phosphate isomerase/epimerase family protein has protein sequence MPQITTPVALFTGQWADLPLEEVARLASGWGFDALEIACSAEHLDVWRAAEDPAYLRGRLEILERHGLQVHALSQHLTGQAVCDDPIDFRHQAILRSKVWGDGQAEGVRQRAAEELKLTAKAAAALGVTRVTGFTGSRIWPYVAMFPPVPESVIDAGYQDFADRWNPIIDVFDDEGVRYALEVHPSEIAYDYWTTRRTLEAIGHRPGFGLNWDPSHMMWQGIDPVGFLLDFADRIYHVHAKDTRVTTDGRGGRLGSHLPWGNPRRGWDFVSVGHGDVPFERAFRALRSIGYDGPVSVEWEDAGMDRLHGAPDALARVRSLLWPTPDSLFDSAFANNRDDAPADGTTGSTA, from the coding sequence ATGCCCCAGATCACCACCCCCGTAGCGCTCTTCACCGGCCAGTGGGCCGACCTGCCGCTGGAGGAGGTCGCCCGGCTGGCGAGCGGCTGGGGCTTCGACGCCCTCGAGATCGCCTGCTCCGCCGAGCACCTGGACGTGTGGCGCGCGGCCGAGGATCCGGCCTACCTCCGCGGGCGGCTCGAGATCCTCGAGCGCCACGGCCTCCAGGTGCACGCGCTCTCGCAGCACCTCACCGGCCAGGCCGTGTGCGACGACCCGATCGACTTCCGGCACCAGGCGATCCTCCGCTCCAAGGTCTGGGGCGACGGCCAGGCGGAGGGCGTGCGCCAGCGCGCCGCCGAGGAGCTGAAGCTCACCGCGAAGGCGGCGGCGGCGCTCGGGGTCACGCGCGTGACGGGCTTCACCGGGTCGCGCATCTGGCCGTACGTCGCGATGTTCCCGCCCGTGCCCGAGTCGGTCATCGACGCCGGCTACCAGGACTTCGCCGACCGCTGGAACCCGATCATCGACGTGTTCGACGACGAGGGCGTCCGGTACGCGCTCGAGGTGCACCCGAGCGAGATCGCCTACGACTACTGGACCACCCGCCGCACGCTCGAGGCGATAGGGCACCGCCCCGGCTTCGGCCTCAACTGGGATCCGAGCCACATGATGTGGCAGGGCATCGACCCGGTCGGCTTCCTCCTCGACTTCGCCGACCGGATCTACCACGTGCACGCCAAGGACACGCGCGTGACGACGGACGGTCGCGGCGGCCGCCTCGGCTCCCACCTCCCGTGGGGCAACCCGCGCCGCGGTTGGGACTTCGTCTCGGTCGGCCACGGCGACGTGCCCTTCGAGCGCGCCTTCCGGGCCCTCCGGAGCATCGGCTACGACGGTCCGGTTTCGGTCGAGTGGGAGGATGCGGGGATGGACCGCCTGCACGGAGCCCCCGACGCCCTCGCGCGGGTGCGCTCCCTCCTCTGGCCGACGCCCGACAGCCTCTTCGACTCGGCGTTCGCGAACAACCGGGACGACGCCCCCGCCGACGGCACCACCGGATCCACCGCGTGA
- a CDS encoding ABC transporter permease: protein MTAAPMPVRLTAGRRLAIYRAHVVSELAQNARMPAFVLPLLAYPVLIYAVVGLPQGGPPSARLSVLLGYVLFSVLGTVTFQFGVGVASARESPWERWLFTAPVPAWIRLAAKLTVACVFGVVFVIPVVAVGILAGGVRVDAATLGSVALAVLAGAVPMALLGLAMGYWFPARGALGLANLVYLPLSFAGGLFTGGDTSGTPWASLTVLLPTGAWSTLTSAAARQDTAAMGIPLILLAAWAVLLGGITLAGYQRTQSANFR from the coding sequence ATGACCGCCGCGCCGATGCCGGTCCGCCTCACCGCCGGCCGCCGCCTCGCCATCTACCGCGCCCACGTCGTGAGCGAGCTCGCGCAGAACGCGCGCATGCCCGCCTTCGTGCTGCCGCTCCTCGCCTACCCCGTGCTCATCTACGCGGTCGTCGGCCTGCCGCAGGGCGGGCCGCCGAGCGCCCGGCTCAGCGTGCTCCTCGGCTACGTGCTGTTCTCGGTGCTCGGCACTGTCACCTTCCAGTTCGGCGTGGGCGTGGCGTCAGCCCGGGAGTCGCCGTGGGAGCGGTGGCTGTTCACGGCGCCGGTGCCCGCGTGGATCCGGCTCGCCGCCAAGCTCACGGTCGCGTGCGTCTTCGGCGTCGTGTTCGTGATCCCGGTGGTCGCGGTCGGGATCCTCGCGGGTGGCGTCCGGGTGGACGCGGCGACCCTCGGGTCCGTCGCGCTCGCCGTGCTGGCGGGCGCCGTGCCGATGGCGCTCCTCGGCCTCGCGATGGGCTACTGGTTCCCCGCTCGCGGCGCGCTCGGCCTCGCGAACCTCGTGTACCTGCCCCTCTCGTTCGCGGGCGGCCTGTTCACGGGCGGCGACACGAGCGGCACGCCCTGGGCGTCGCTCACGGTGCTGCTGCCGACCGGCGCGTGGAGCACATTGACGAGCGCGGCGGCCCGCCAGGACACGGCGGCCATGGGGATCCCGCTGATCCTCCTCGCGGCGTGGGCGGTGCTCCTCGGCGGCATCACGCTCGCCGGGTACCAGCGCACGCAGTCGGCGAACTTTCGCTGA
- a CDS encoding ABC transporter ATP-binding protein: MTDAIELEGITRAFGRTRALDAASFSLAPGLVHALLGPNGSGKTTAIDVLTATRRPDAGRARVLGHDVRRGGPTAALVAVMPQALAFPEYLTVREVLALALVPHAAALTPAAAIDRFDLDRLASRQTGGLSGGERRRVALACVVGAGTPVVVLDEPSAALDIPGRAAVRDAIAAVRDSGRTVLLASHDMEEVAALADTVVCLDHGRVVGHWTAADFRGLAGVRRVGFDATVAEARRLRSSGAVPEAGEEPHGLERIRWVIDTDRSDVVAGLVLAAVPQPRLTVVEPGLGEIVERVLAGGADAIPSDRSRAEDHAGCAR; the protein is encoded by the coding sequence ATGACTGACGCCATCGAGCTCGAGGGGATCACCCGCGCCTTCGGCCGGACGCGCGCGCTCGACGCCGCGTCCTTCTCCCTCGCGCCGGGGCTCGTGCACGCGCTGCTCGGGCCGAACGGATCCGGCAAGACCACAGCCATCGACGTGCTCACCGCCACCCGGCGCCCGGATGCAGGCCGCGCGCGCGTGCTCGGCCACGACGTGCGTCGCGGCGGCCCCACGGCGGCGCTCGTCGCGGTCATGCCCCAGGCGCTCGCCTTCCCCGAGTACCTCACCGTCCGCGAGGTGCTGGCGCTCGCCCTCGTGCCGCACGCCGCCGCGCTCACGCCGGCCGCGGCCATCGACCGCTTCGACCTCGACCGGCTCGCGTCGCGTCAGACGGGCGGCCTCAGCGGCGGCGAGCGGCGGCGGGTCGCGCTCGCGTGCGTGGTCGGTGCGGGCACGCCCGTCGTGGTGCTCGACGAGCCGTCGGCGGCCCTCGACATCCCGGGTCGAGCCGCCGTGCGCGACGCCATCGCCGCGGTCCGCGACTCCGGGCGCACGGTGCTCCTCGCCTCGCACGACATGGAGGAGGTCGCGGCGCTCGCCGACACCGTCGTCTGCCTCGACCACGGGAGGGTCGTCGGCCACTGGACCGCCGCCGACTTCCGCGGGCTGGCCGGTGTCCGTCGGGTCGGCTTCGACGCGACCGTCGCCGAGGCGCGGCGCCTGCGATCGTCCGGCGCGGTGCCCGAGGCGGGGGAGGAGCCGCACGGCCTCGAGCGGATCCGGTGGGTCATCGACACCGACCGCTCCGACGTCGTCGCCGGGCTCGTGCTCGCCGCCGTGCCGCAGCCCCGCCTCACGGTCGTCGAGCCCGGGCTCGGCGAGATCGTCGAGCGCGTGCTGGCGGGCGGTGCGGACGCGATCCCCTCCGATCGGTCGCGCGCCGAGGATCACGCGGGGTGCGCCCGATGA